The Streptomyces sp. cg36 genomic interval TCGGCTGCGTCGCGGCGGGTCTGCTGGTGATGTACGGCACCCTCGCGTTCGTCCATGTGGCCGTGAAGGTCGACGACGACTCCCTCGAAGTGCGCTGCGGCCACATCGGTCTCCCGCGCCGCCGGATCGCGCTGGGCGACGTGGTCGGCGCGGAATTCGCACCCAGGGTCACCCCGCGCCAGTGGGGCGGCTGGGGCTACCGCTGGCGCCCCGAGATGGGCACCGCCGTCGTGGTGCGTCGCGGCGAGGGCGTGGTGCTGCGCCTGGGCGACGGCCGGGTCTTCACGGTGACCGTGGACGACGCGGAGGCGGCGGTCCGGGTGATCCGCGACCGGCTGCGCCTGCTGGGCACGATCAAGCCCGCCGAAATCTGACCCCACCGCCGCCCGCACGCGGTCTTCGCTCCACCCGCACGCGCGTGGCCGACCGGCTGCACCACGCTGTGGGTCGCCGTCCGTGCCACTTCGCTCACGCGCGCGCAGCCGACCGCTCCGGGCACTGTTCCGCACCCGCTTCACCCGCCCGTACGTACGACGTCCAGGTTCTTCTCCCGCTCCAGCGGTCCGTCGTCGGCCGGGCGGGCCGTGGCCAGGCCGGCCAGCAGGCCCGCGCCCATGGTCACCGGCGTGAAGCTCAGCGCGTTGCCGATGCAGGCCAGGGCCGCCAGAGCGGTGAGCGAGGCGCCCGCCGTCAGGACGGCCTCCGTGGCCCGGGGCGAGCGCCACAGCCCGTACAGGACCCAGCCGTACGTGGAGACGAGCAGCGCGGCGCCGACCAGGCCCTCCTCGGACGCCTGCTGGAACAGCGCGGAGTGCGGCTTGCCCGCGGCGGGCGCGGATCGCTGGGCCGTGGGGCTCAGACCGCCGAACCGGTCCGGGCCGGTGCCCCGCAGCGGGTTGTCCTCGGTGAGGTCCACCGCGTCCCGCCACAGCAGGACGCGCTCGGGGGTGAGCTGGCCCTCCAGCGCCACGGTCAGGCCGTCCGGCAGCACGTCCTCGGCGACGGCCACCGACCCCACCGCCACCAGCGCCGCGACGGCCGCGAGCCCCGCCAGGGCCAGCGCCCGGTGCCGCATCCGGGCCGCCGCCAGCGAGCAGAGCAGTACCCCGAGCGAGGCCGCGCAGCCCGCCGCCGAGCCGAGCGCGAGGGCCGTTCCCGCGCACCCCGTGGCCAGCAGCCGCAGCGCGAGCCGGGACGCCGCCG includes:
- a CDS encoding O-antigen ligase family protein, whose protein sequence is MRAGTGRSAAPERGGGADLVGVLLLGACAGWALITAAGREARPEGVLLAVLAVAAGYALGRISGGLVPVAAATAAALAGLVLAYVSRDGVPGATVDPLPGHIGVSAALPALAAGAACCGAWAARTAASRLALRLLATGCAGTALALGSAAGCAASLGVLLCSLAAARMRHRALALAGLAAVAALVAVGSVAVAEDVLPDGLTVALEGQLTPERVLLWRDAVDLTEDNPLRGTGPDRFGGLSPTAQRSAPAAGKPHSALFQQASEEGLVGAALLVSTYGWVLYGLWRSPRATEAVLTAGASLTALAALACIGNALSFTPVTMGAGLLAGLATARPADDGPLEREKNLDVVRTGG